The Desulfocurvus vexinensis DSM 17965 genome contains the following window.
CACGGGGCTGCTGCTGCGCTGCTGCGGCGCCCCGGCGCACTGGGCCGGGCGCGAGGCCCTGTTCGTCCAGGCCACCGAGGCCCTGCGCGCCGACTGGCAGGCCCTGGGCCAGCCGGAGCTGGTCGCCGCCTGCCCCACCTGCGCCCTGACCCTGCGCCGGGCCCTGCCCGGGGCCACGGTCGGCACCCTGTGGGAAGCCCTGGCCCGGCACGGCGCTCCCGCCCCGGCCCCGGGCCCCACCCTGGCCGTGCACGACCCCTGCGCCTCGCGCCACGACGCGCCCCAGCGCCAGGCCGTGCGCGGGCTGCTGCGCGCCCTGGGCCGCGAGGCTGTGGAGCCCGGCCTCACGGGTGAGCACACCGAATGCTGCGGCTTCGGCGGCCTGCTGGACGCGGCCAACCCCGCCCTGGGCGCCGAGGTCGCCGCGCGGCGCGCCCGGGCCGCCAGCGAGGATTTCGTCACCTCCTGCGCCATGTGCCGCGACATGCTGGCCCGCGCGGGCAAGCGCGCCCTGCACCTGTTGGACCTGCTGGCCCCGGGGGCGGACCCCGACCCGGCGGCCCGCCCGGCCCCCGGGCACTCCGCGCGCCGCGAAAATCGCGTGCTGTAGCTCGACACTAGGTTTACGACTCTTCGACACTTGGTTTGCGACTACTATTAACCTAAAGAAGGGGCAGTCCATTTCTGGAGCCTGCCCCTTCTTGACGTCCTTCGTCCGCTTAATGACCTTTTAAGCGCCATCTAACAGCCCTTGAATGACCCTGTAATTGTTCCCCGTGGAGACCTTTGCGCGGGAGCGACATTGGGCCGCCCTCCGGCTGCAAGGCCTCCACGGGGTTGCCAAGGAGCACCATTCCTTGAAGTATTTGGCTGCTACGGCTTTCCATCAGAAGATTCCTACAGAACAACCTTGCTGAAGTGATCGTTCAGTTGTTCTTTGAGGAGATAGGGCACCGGAAGGAAGAACTTGCCACCACAACCGGAAGAATGAGCCTCGCAGGTACGTTGCCATGCCGCGTCAACTTCAAACAGTTCGTCAATGATTGCCTTCACTTCGGGCAGATACTGCTTGAGGATGGTATTGCGGGCCTGATTGTAAGCATCTCCCACTTCCTTTCTGCGCCTTTCGACCAGGGCTTTGGCGGCTGGAATATGGGAGTGCTCGAACAGGTTGGCAATTTCATGCTTTTCCTTGGCCCGCAGCTCTTCCTCATGAAATCCCTGATAGGCGGCATCCGGGTCTTGGCCGGAAGCGACGGCCTCCGCAATCTGCCGGGCCTTGCTGGCCTTGCTAGACGCAAAACCTTCGTACTCCGCACGGTACTGCTGGAACTTCTCTTCCAGATTCGCAAGGCGGGTGCGGGCCTCTTCCAACGCCAATTCGGCAGGGGGAACAAGCTCGTTGATCTTTGTCACCAAGTCGGCTTCGAGATTGATAAATTTGTCTTCAAACATTCTGGTGCTCTCCTTTTCTTGTACGATACTGAAACTACAAGGTAATGGTTTCCAGCAGCGCCTTTACCTTCCCGGCCACCTTTCGAGACTCCGAAGGGGAAAGGCCACGGCCATATTGTTCAAAATACAATTCATCCACAGTATGACAGGTGTCCGCACAAAGCTTGTCCAGGCGGCTCCTGAGATAGTCACCCTTCGCAAGATCGGTGACGTCCACCGTGAGATTATTGAATTCGTTTATGTCCTGCATACGGCTTTGCTTGCCTTGCTTATTCTGAATGCCTGTTCCTTTTTGTGGGGAGTCTTGGCCGCAGCCATGTCGGCAGGATCACACTTTAAAGCTTTCCAGACTGTCTTGTCGCTCAACCCAAACTCAACGACCAGCATAGATACGATGTTCCTGGCGCTCAAACCCTCCCCTGAAAGTTCGTCAAATCTTTCCTGCATGGCGATAGCTTGAATAGTGGAGAAAAAGACCTGGCATTTTGGGATATAAATCCCACGGCATCCACCGTAATGATAAATAAAGGCTTCTGCGGCTTCATTTCCGAGGACTTCTTTCAGCCATCGCTCCCGGACGCGGCCAATACTCGTATCCCCTTTGGGAACATCGTGCGTAGTCCCGCCAAGCCGCCTGGTTATCAATAAGGCGTTGCGCAGGCCAAGATGGTCCGCCAGCTCTCTCACGCTCGCAGGGAGCAGAGCAGGATACTTTTCAGCCATCTTTTCCATTGTGCGCAGTTCATCCATGCTTGAATCCCGGTTTAGGCGCAGGCCGCTTTTCCCGTTACGGCAAGGCCGTTGCCCGCCTGTTCTTCAATCATGCGATAGGCGGTCTCCACGGTCTCGGAACCTCTGACAAGCAAGCTGTTCAGGCCGTCTATGGCCTTCTGTCCCAAGGTGTGGCGCGGAGGAAGAACGGTCAGAACATCGGACATGAAAGCCACAACGGCACCCAGGTCATGAAGATTGTCCAGAATATCAAGATACACCGAGGAAGGAACCTCGGAGGCCAGATAGCCGCCGTCCTTGCCCTCGCAGATAACGGCGTCAAGGGCATGCTGGATTTCATCAAAAATGATCTTCAACCCCTTGGCCGCCTTGGCATTGACGAAACCTTCCCGGTTCCCGCTGGTCAAAGACTCGTCCAGCAGGGCCATCAAGGAAGCGACGTTTTCCAGAGTGCCGAGAACGCCTTCAAATCCCAAATAATGCGAACCACGAATTATCATTTTCGAATCCTCCTCGGATGATGCCTTTCTTCAACGTGAAGGCCGTGTTCCTACGGTTTAAGCCTTGTTTTTCTTGGCGCGGCTTACTGCCAGGGTATTTTCCAGTGCGACCATGACGTTCTGCAATTCGCGCACTGTGGCCTGTTCCAGACGCGGCAAGCCGGTCTGTTTCTCCAGGATCGCCGCCGCATAGCTCCACGGC
Protein-coding sequences here:
- a CDS encoding Mor transcription activator family protein, translated to MDELRTMEKMAEKYPALLPASVRELADHLGLRNALLITRRLGGTTHDVPKGDTSIGRVRERWLKEVLGNEAAEAFIYHYGGCRGIYIPKCQVFFSTIQAIAMQERFDELSGEGLSARNIVSMLVVEFGLSDKTVWKALKCDPADMAAAKTPHKKEQAFRISKASKAVCRT